In one Bufo gargarizans isolate SCDJY-AF-19 chromosome 11, ASM1485885v1, whole genome shotgun sequence genomic region, the following are encoded:
- the LOC122922230 gene encoding suppressor of cytokine signaling 4-like yields the protein MAENIEEKLGDLDVRPKSSRSRSADRKDGYVWSGKKLSWSNKSGHLADGGAARAADKAEGSARSQERKHSSSSIELDLDRSCGHKLLGRSLKQKLQDAVGQCFPIKTCSSRHQSVLSSKRKIHISELMLDKCPFPPKSDLAYRWHFIKRHTAPVSQPHTQYVVKDAPKVDPLAMAEGEEDTLSERHVLSCEVNMGAVESVTTKALRGAKEDSDVDSDDEVLTLCTSSRKRNKPKWEPDDEVFLSATPPKYHTQIDYVHCLVPDLFQINNNPCYWGVMDRYAAEALLDGKPEGTFLLRDSAQEDYLFSVSFRRYSRSLHARIEQWNHNFSFDAHDPCVFHAPDITGLLEHYKDPSSCMFFEPLLSSPLHRTFPFSLQHTCRTVICGATNYDGIDALPVPSSMKLYLKEYHYKSKVRVRRIDIPGRHHK from the coding sequence ATGGCTGAAAACATCGAGGAGAAGCTCGGCGATCTCGACGTCAGGCCAAAAAGCAGTCGAAGTCGCAGCGCGGACCGGAAAGACGGATATGTTTGGAGCGGCAAGAAGCTTTCCTGGTCTAATAAAAGCGGCCACTTGGCCGATGGAGGCGCGGCGCGTGCTGCGGACAAGGCGGAGGGATCTGCAAGGAGCCAGGAGAGAAAGCACAGCAGCTCCTCCATAGAACTGGATCTGGACCGCTCCTGCGGACATAAGCTCTTGGGTCGGTCTTTGAAGCAGAAGCTGCAGGATGCCGTGGGTCAGTGCTTCCCCATAAAGACCTGCAGCAGCCGCCACCAATCGGTATTGTCTTCCAAAAGGAAAATTCATATCAGCGAACTGATGCTGGACAAGTGCCCCTTCCCCCCCAAATCAGACCTGGCTTACAGGTGGCATTTTATTAAAAGGCACACTGCCCCCGTAAGCCAGCCGCACACCCAGTACGTGGTTAAAGACGCCCCTAAGGTGGACCCTCTAGCCATGGCCGAAGGGGAGGAGGACACGTTATCAGAGCGGCACGTCCTGTCTTGTGAAGTAAACATGGGGGCGGTAGAATCGGTCACCACCAAAGCCTTGAGGGGCGCCAAGGAGGACAGCGACGTTGACTCGGATGACGAAGTCCTGACGCTCTGCACTAGTTCTCGTAAGCGGAATAAACCCAAATGGGAGCCGGATGATGAGGTGTTTCTGTCCGCCACCCCTCCGAAATATCACACCCAGATAGATTACGTCCATTGCCTGGTTCCAGACCTGTTCCAGATCAATAACAACCCGTGCTACTGGGGAGTGATGGATCGGTATGCGGCGGAGGCCCTATTAGATGGGAAGCCGGAAGGGACATTTTTACTGCGGGACTCCGCACAGGAGGACTACTTGTTTTCTGTAAGTTTCAGGCGTTACAGCCGCTCCCTGCACGCCCGCATCGAGCAGTGGAATCACAACTTTAGCTTTGACGCCCATGACCCGTGTGTGTTCCATGCCCCCGACATCACGGGGTTGTTGGAGCACTACAAGGACCCCAGCTCCTGTATGTTCTTCGAGCCCCTTCTCTCCAGCCCTTTGCACCGGACATTCCCCTTTTCCCTCCAGCACACCTGCAGAACCGTCATCTGCGGCGCCACAAACTACGACGGCATCGACGCCCTGCCGGTCCCTTCTTCCATGAAACTTTACCTAAAGGAATATCATTACAAATCCAAAGTGCGGGTCCGCCGCATCGACATACCGGGACGCCACCATAAGTGA